One Aegilops tauschii subsp. strangulata cultivar AL8/78 chromosome 7, Aet v6.0, whole genome shotgun sequence genomic window carries:
- the LOC109732002 gene encoding protein DETOXIFICATION 16-like has translation MQKPSVDGQSLLGPAEREEHAAAASEAKRLLLLAGPLVASGIVRCALQLVSVMFVGHLGELPLAGASLATSLANVTGFSLLVGMASALDTLCGQAFGARRYGLLGVYKQRAMLVLAVSCVPVALVWASTARILLLLGQDPAIAAEAGAYARWLIPALVPYVPLVCHIRFLQTQSIVVPVMASSAVTSLSHILVCWALVYKAGMGSKGAALATAVSYSTNLAMLSLYTRLSGACRGTWTGFSMEAFKELRQFAELAVPSAMMVCLEWWSFELLVLLSGLLPNPKLETSVLSICLNTGALMFMVPSGLCAAISTRVSNELGAGRPQAARLATRVVVCMAMLTGSVISITMIFLRKSWGYMYSNEEEVVTYIARMIPVLAISFFVDGIHTSLSGVLYGCGEQKIGARVNLTAFYLAGVPLAILLAFVLHLNGMGLWLGIVCGSLTKLVLLVWIVLSINWENESIKAKDMVLGTSLPVA, from the exons ATGCAGAAGCCAAGCGTGGACGGGCAGTCCCTGCTCGGACCCGCGGAGCGGGAGGAGCATGCGGCAGCGGCGTCGGAGGCGaagcggctgctgctgctggccgGGCCGCTGGTGGCGAGTGGCATCGTCCGGTGCGCGCTGCAGCTGGTGTCGGTGATGTTCGTGGGCCACCTCGGCGAGCTCCCCCTCGCCGGCGCCTCGCTCGCCACCTCCCTCGCCAACGTCACTGGCTTCAGCCTGCTGGTGGGCATGGCGAGCGCGCTGGACACGCTGTGCGGGCAGGCGTTCGGTGCGCGGCGGTACGGCCTCCTCGGCGTCTACAAGCAGCGGGCGATGCTGGTGCTGGCGGTCTCCTGCGTCCCCGTCGCCCTCGTCTGGGCCAGCACCGCCCGGATCCTCCTGCTCCTCGGCCAGGACCCGGCCATCGCCGCCGAGGCCGGCGCCTACGCGCGGTGGCTCATCCCGGCCCTCGTCCCGTACGTCCCTCTGGTGTGCCACATCCGGTTCTTGCAGACACAGAGCATCGTCGTGCCGGTCATGGCCAGCTCCGCCGTCACCTCGCTCAGCCACATCCTTGTGTGCTGGGCGCTGGTGTATAAGGCGGGCATGGGCAGCAAAGGCGCGGCGCTGGCCACCGCCGTCTCCTACTCCACGAACCTGGCCATGCTGTCCTTGTACACGCGGCTGTCCGGCGCCTGCAGGGGGACGTGGACTGGGTTCTCCATGGAGGCCTTCAAGGAGCTGCGCCAGTTCGCGGAGCTCGCCGTGCCGTCCGCCATGATGGTTTG CCTGGAATGGTGGTCGTTTGAACTGCTTGTGCTGCTGTCTGGCCTTCTGCCTAATCCTAAGCTTGAAACCTCGGTATTGTCGATATG TCTTAATACCGGCGCTCTCATGTTCATGGTGCCATCCGGTCTCTGCGCAGCCATAAG CACACGCGTTTCCAATGAACTTGGCGCCGGTAGGCCTCAGGCAGCGAGGCTGGCAACCAGAGTGGTCGTGTGCATGGCCATGCTTACAGGCTCAGTGATCTCCATCACCATGATTTTTCTACGCAAATCCTGGGGTTACATGTACAGCAACGAAGAGGAAGTAGTCACATACATTGCCAGGATGATCCCTGTCCTCGCCATATCTTTCTTCGTAGATGGAATACACACTTCTCTTTCAG GTGTGCTATACGGATGTGGTGAGCAGAAGATCGGGGCACGTGTCAACCTCACTGCGTTCTACTTGGCGGGCGTCCCCTTGGCCATCTTGCTTGCATTCGTCCTGCATTTGAACGGAATG GGGCTTTGGCTCGGCATCGTTTGCGGCAGCCTCACCAAGCTTGTGTTGCTCGTGTGGATCGTACTTTCTATAAACTGGGAGAATGAG TCAATTAAGGCAAAAGACATGGTGTTAGGAACTTCTCTTCCGGTTGCATGA
- the LOC109732012 gene encoding protein NUCLEAR FUSION DEFECTIVE 4, whose product MVGGEGAAAVMCTPAFAGRVLRSRWYVVFASMVVMAASGSTYIFALYSKELRSVLGYNQQTLNTLGFFKDLGTNVGVVSGLVQQVAPTWAVLLIGAGMNLAGYLMVWLALTERTAAPPVWLMCIYMCVGANALTFSNTGALVACVKNFPESRGIVIGLLKGFVGLSGAIYTQLYLAIYGDDAKSLVLLIAWLPAAVYIFFVHTIRVLPYRRRAEGDEPNSKPFFCFLYISIALATYLLVMIVVQKQVPSFSHAAYAVGATVLLLILFLPLGVVIKEEYAAVSQLEESLQHPPAIAVEEPVACTKKEDDEPSCGMKGCLTNMFKPPALGEDYTIMQALVSVEMLVLFVVSVFGIGGTLTAIDNMAQIGQSLGYPHKSINTFVSLISIWNYAGRVGAGYMSEFFVARYRFPRPLALTAVLLFSCVGHLLIAFGVPQSLYAASVILGFCFGAQWPLLFSIISEVFGLKYYSTLFNFGSAASPIGAYVLNVRIAGRMYDAEAARQHGGHAAAAVGDKICKGVLCFKHAFLIITGVTLAGALVSLVLVWRTRNFYKGDIYAKFKVAPVVAPADYHGGETVEGTVVTEEDEAKKQGKNKKLQEVNDDEFK is encoded by the coding sequence atgGTCGGCGGCGAGGGGGCCGCGGCGGTGATGTGCACGCCGGCGTTCGCGGGGCGGGTGCTGCGCAGCCGGTGGTACGTGGTGTTCGCGTCCATGGTGGTGATGGCGGCGTCGGGGTCGACCTACATCTTCGCGCTCTACTCCAAGGAGCTGCGGTCGGTGCTGGGGTACAACCAGCAGACGCTCAACACGCTCGGCTTCTTCAAGGACCTGGGCACCAACGTCGGCGTCGTCTCCGGCCTGGTGCAGCAGGTGGCGCCCACGTGGGCCGTGCTCCTCATCGGCGCCGGCATGAACTTGGCGGGGTACCTCATGGTGTGGCTGGCGCTGACGGAGCGCACGGCGGCGCCGCCCGTGTGGCTCATGTGCATCTACATGTGCGTCGGCGCCAACGCGCTCACCTTCTCCAACACCGGCGCGCTCGTCGCCTGCGTCAAGAACTTCCCCGAGAGCCGCGGCATCGTCATCGGGCTGCTCAAGGGCTTCGTCGGCCTCAGCGGCGCCATCTACACGCAGCTCTACCTCGCCATCTACGGCGACGACGCCAAGTCCCTCGTCCTCCTCATCGCATGGCTCCCCGCCGCCGTCTACATCTTCTTCGTGCACACCATCCGCGTCCTGCCCTACCGGCGACGCGCCGAGGGCGACGAGCCCAACAGCAAGCCCTTCTTCTGCTTCCTCTACATCTCCATCGCGCTCGCCACCTACCTCCTCGTCATGATCGTGGTGCAGAAGCAGGTGCCCAGCTTCTCCCACGCCGCCTACGCCGTCGGCGCCACCGTActcctcctcatcctcttccTCCCCCTCGGCGTCGTCATCAAGGAGGAGTACGCCGCCGTCTCCCAGCTCGAGGAGTCTCTCCAGCACCCACCGGCAATCGCCGTCGAGGAACCAGTAGCATGCACGAAGAAAGAGGACGACGAGCCGTCGTGTGGTATGAAGGGCTGCCTCACCAACATGTTCAAGCCGCCGGCGCTGGGGGAGGACTACACCATCATGCAGGCGCTGGTGAGCGTGGAGATGCTGGTACTCTTCGTCGTGTCCGTGTTCGGCATCGGCGGCACGCTGACGGCCATCGACAACATGGCGCAGATCGGCCAGTCGTTGGGCTACCCGCACAAGAGCATCAACACCTTCGTCTCCCTCATCAGCATCTGGAACTACGCCGGCCGCGTCGGCGCCGGCTACATGTCCGAGTTCTTCGTCGCCCGCTACAGGTTCCCGCGCCCGCTCGCCCTCACCGCCGTGCTCCTCTTCTCCTGCGTCGGCCACCTCCTCATCGCCTTCGGCGTCCCACAGTCCCTCTACGCCGCGTCGGTGATCCTCGGCTTCTGCTTCGGCGCCCAGTGGCCGCTCCTCTTCTCCATCATCTCCGAGGTCTTCGGCCTCAAGTACTACTCCACGCTCTTCAACTTCGGCTCCGCCGCCAGCCCCATCGGCGCCTACGTGCTCAACGTGCGCATCGCCGGCCGCATGTACGACGCCGAGGCCGCCAGGCAGCACGGCGggcacgccgccgccgcggtcGGCGACAAGATCTGCAAGGGGGTGCTGTGCTTCAAGCACGCCTTCCTCATCATCACCGGGGTCACGCTCGCCGGCGCGCTCGTCTCGCTCGTGCTCGTGTGGAGGACCAGAAACTTCTACAAGGGTGACATCTACGCCAAGTTCAAGGTGGCGCCCGTCGTCGCACCCGCCGATTATCATGGAGGGGAAACGGTGGAGGGCACCGTCGTTACAGAGGAGGACGAGGCCAAGAAGCAGGGCAAGAACAAGAAACTGCAGGAGGTCAACGATGACGAATTCAAGTGA